A single genomic interval of Rhinatrema bivittatum chromosome 12, aRhiBiv1.1, whole genome shotgun sequence harbors:
- the LOC115074451 gene encoding NF-kappa-B inhibitor delta-like — MRCIFFLRVEGHTPLHCAVLSHNSVMRERQNCAALPDEKQDELASRSRGLKACINLLVHMGASASSQDLKSNKTVLHYAVQEANLSLLTFFLELETQGPSKCINSQAHGNTALHMAAALHHEAQQEEIIRLLLKHGADPSIRNLENDQAIHLVQAGETGDRIRKLLKKGRGILA; from the exons atgcgatgcattttttttcttcgcGTGGAAGGTCACACGCCATTGCACTGTGCCGTCCTGTCCCATAACTCTGTCATGCGAGAGCGGCAGAACTGCGCAGCCCTTCCGGACGAGAAGCAGGACGAGCTGGCGTCTCGCAGCAGAGGGCTGAAAGCCTGCATTAATCTGCTGGTGCACATGGGAGCCTCGGCCAGCAGTCAG GATCTTAAAAGCAACAAAACAGTGCTGCACTACGCAGTACAAGAAGCCAACCTCTCCCTGCTGACCTTCTTCTTGGAGCTGGAGACGCAAGGACCTTCCAAATGTATTAATAGCCAG GCTCATGGGAACACAGCTCTGCACATGGCCGCTGCTCTGCACCATGAAGCACAGCAGGAAGAAATCATCAGACTTCTTCTAAAACACGGGGCCGATCCCAGTATCAGGAACCTGGAGAACGACCAAGCCATCCAcctggtgcaggcaggagagaCAGGAGATCGG ATCAGGAAGTTgttgaagaaaggaagaggcatCCTAGCCTAA